In Strigops habroptila isolate Jane chromosome 2, bStrHab1.2.pri, whole genome shotgun sequence, one genomic interval encodes:
- the CUL4A gene encoding cullin-4A isoform X1 → MADEPQKKPHLVGHTNGLTKPASLAAATRAGGGGGGGATASSKKLVIKNFRERPKLPDNYTQDTWQKLHEAVGAIQSSISIKYNLEELYQAVENLCSYKVSATLYKQLRQVCEDHVKAQIFQFREDSLDSLLFLKKINKCWQDHCRQMIMIRSIFLFLDRTYVLQNSMLPSIWDMGLELFRNHVISDKQVQNKAIDGILLLIERERNGEAVDRSLLRSLLSMLSDLQVYKESFEQRFLEETNCLYAAEGQRLMQEREVPEYLHHVNKRLEEEGDRVITYLDHTTQKPLIACVEKQLLGEHLTAILQKGLDNLLDENRISDLTQTYQLFSRVKGGQQILLQHWSEYIKNFGTTIVVNPEKDKDMVQELLDFKDKVDHIIEVCFQKNEKFINLMKESFETFINKRPNKPAELIAKYVDSKLRAGNKEATDEELERILDKIMIIFRFIHGKDVFEAFYKKDLAKRLLVGKSASVDAEKSMLSKLKHECGAAFTSKLEGMFKDMELSKDVMVQFKQYMQNQSDPGNIDLTVNILTMGYWPTYTPMEVHLNSEMIKLQEVFKTFYLGKHSGRKLQWQTTLGHAVLKAEFKEGKKEFQVSLFQTLVLLMFNEGDEFSFEEIKMATGVEDSELRRTLQSLACGKARVLIKNPKGKDVEDGDKFIFNGDFKHKLFRIKINQIQMKETVEEQVSTTERVFQDRQYQIDAAIVRIMKMRKTLGHNLLVSELYNQLKFPVKPGDLKKRIESLIDRDYMERDKDNPNQYHYVA, encoded by the exons ATGGCGGACGAGCCCCAGAAGAAGCCGCACTTAGTGGGGCACACCAACGGGCTTACCAAGCCCGCCTCGCTGGCCGCCGCCACCCGCGccgggggaggaggggggggaggtGCGACCGCCTCCTCCAAGAAACTCGTGATCAAGAACTTCAGAG AAAGACCCAAATTACCAGATAATTATACTCAGGACACCTGGCAAAAACTTCATGAAGCGGTGGGAGCCATACAGAGTAGCATTTCTATTAAATACAACCTTGAAGAGCTTTACCAG gcTGTTGAAAATCTCTGTTCTTACAAAGTCTCTGCTACACTGTACAAACAGCTGCGACAAGTCTGTGAAGATCATGTGAAAGCACAAATCTTTCAATTTAGAGA AGATTCTCTGGatagtcttttatttttaaagaagataaataaatgcTGGCAAGATCATTGCAGACAAATG ATCATGatcagaagcattttcttatttttggaTCGTACATACGTACTTCAGAATTCAATGCTTCCTTCTATATG GGATATGGGACTAGAGTTATTTAGAAATCATGTAATTAGTGACAAGCAAGTTCAAAACAAGGCTATTGATGGAATACTCCTTCTGATCGAACGAGAACGAAATGGTGAAGCTGTGGACAGAAGTTTGCTGCGGAGTTTGTTGAGCATGCTGTCTGATCTGCAG GTTTACAAGGAATCATTTGAACAGAGGTTCCTGGAAGAGACAAATTGTTTATACGCTGCAGAAGGCCAAAGATTAATGCAGGAAAGAGAG GTCCCAGAATATCTTCACCATGTTAATAAGCGTTTGGAAGAAGAAGGAGACAGAGTAATAACATATTTAGACCACACCACACA GAAACCACTGATTGCTTGTGTGGAGAAACAGCTACTAGGAGAACACTTAACAGCTATTTtgcaaaaag gacttGATAACCTGCTTGATGAAAACAGAATATCAGATTTGACCCAGACATACCAGCTGTTCAGCCGGGTAAAAGGTGGGCAGCAGATCCTTTTGCAACACTGGAGTGAATACATCAAG aactTTGGGACAACAATAGTGGTTAATCCTGAAAAAGACAAGGATATGGTGCAAGAGCTACTAGATTTTAAGGATAAAGTGGACCATATCATAGAAGtgtgctttcagaaaaatgaaaaatttataaACTTGATGAAGGAGTCCTTTGAAACATTTATCAACAAGAGACCAAATAAGCCTGCAGAATTGATAG cAAAATATGTGGATTCCAAGTTAAGAGCTGGTAATAAAGAAGCAACAGATGAAGAGCTGGAAAGAATCCTTGACAAAATCATGATCATATTTAGATTCATTCATG GGAAAGATGTGTTTGAGGCATTTTATAAGAAAGACTTGGCCAAAAGACTGCTGGTTGGAAAAAGTGCATCAGTAGATGCTGAGAAGTCCATGTTGTCAAAGCTTAAACATG AATGTGGTGCTGCTTTCACCAGCAAACTGGAGGGCATGTTCAAGGACATGGAACTGTCAAAAGATGTCATGGTTCAGTTTAAGCAG TATATGCAGAACCAAAGTGACCCAGGAAATATAGACCTGACAGTAAATATATTAACTATGGGATATTGGCCAACTTATACGCCTATGGAAGTCCACTTAAATTCAGAG ATGATAAAGCTTCAAGAGGTGTTTAAAACCTTCTACCTGGGAAAACACAGTGGTCGAAAGCTTCAGTGGCAGACCACTTTAGGGCATGCTGTCCTAAAGGCAGAATTTAAGGAA ggaaagaaagaatttcaaGTATCGCTCTTTCAGACATTAGTGTTGCTTATGTTTAATGAAGGAGATGAATTCAGTTTCgaagaaattaaaatggccACTGGTGTAG AGGACAGTGAATTAAGAAGAACCTTGCAGTCTTTAGCTTGTGGAAAAGCACGAGTATTGATTAAAAATCCAAAGGGCAAGGATGTAGAAGATGGAGATAAATTCATCTTTAATGGTGATTTCAAGCACAAATTGTTTAGAATAAAGATCAACCAAAtccaaatgaaagaaaca GTCGAGGAACAGGTCAGCACAACTGAAAGAGTATTTCAAGACAGGCAATACCAGATTGATGCTGCAATTGTACGAATAATGAAGATGAGAAAGACTCTTGGTCATAATCTCCTTGTTTCTGAGTTGTATAATCAACTGAAATTTCCCGTAAAG CCTGGAGACTTGAAAAAGAGGATTGAATCTCTCATTGACAGAGACTATATGGAGAGAGACAAAGACAACCCTAATCAGTACCACTATGTTGCTTAA
- the CUL4A gene encoding cullin-4A isoform X3 has translation MADEPQKKPHLVGHTNGLTKPASLAAATRAGGGGGGGATASSKKLVIKNFRERPKLPDNYTQDTWQKLHEAVGAIQSSISIKYNLEELYQAVENLCSYKVSATLYKQLRQVCEDHVKAQIFQFREDSLDSLLFLKKINKCWQDHCRQMIMIRSIFLFLDRTYVLQNSMLPSIWDMGLELFRNHVISDKQVQNKAIDGILLLIERERNGEAVDRSLLRSLLSMLSDLQVYKESFEQRFLEETNCLYAAEGQRLMQEREVPEYLHHVNKRLEEEGDRVITYLDHTTQKPLIACVEKQLLGEHLTAILQKGLDNLLDENRISDLTQTYQLFSRVKGGQQILLQHWSEYIKMIKLQEVFKTFYLGKHSGRKLQWQTTLGHAVLKAEFKEGKKEFQVSLFQTLVLLMFNEGDEFSFEEIKMATGVEDSELRRTLQSLACGKARVLIKNPKGKDVEDGDKFIFNGDFKHKLFRIKINQIQMKETVEEQVSTTERVFQDRQYQIDAAIVRIMKMRKTLGHNLLVSELYNQLKFPVKPGDLKKRIESLIDRDYMERDKDNPNQYHYVA, from the exons ATGGCGGACGAGCCCCAGAAGAAGCCGCACTTAGTGGGGCACACCAACGGGCTTACCAAGCCCGCCTCGCTGGCCGCCGCCACCCGCGccgggggaggaggggggggaggtGCGACCGCCTCCTCCAAGAAACTCGTGATCAAGAACTTCAGAG AAAGACCCAAATTACCAGATAATTATACTCAGGACACCTGGCAAAAACTTCATGAAGCGGTGGGAGCCATACAGAGTAGCATTTCTATTAAATACAACCTTGAAGAGCTTTACCAG gcTGTTGAAAATCTCTGTTCTTACAAAGTCTCTGCTACACTGTACAAACAGCTGCGACAAGTCTGTGAAGATCATGTGAAAGCACAAATCTTTCAATTTAGAGA AGATTCTCTGGatagtcttttatttttaaagaagataaataaatgcTGGCAAGATCATTGCAGACAAATG ATCATGatcagaagcattttcttatttttggaTCGTACATACGTACTTCAGAATTCAATGCTTCCTTCTATATG GGATATGGGACTAGAGTTATTTAGAAATCATGTAATTAGTGACAAGCAAGTTCAAAACAAGGCTATTGATGGAATACTCCTTCTGATCGAACGAGAACGAAATGGTGAAGCTGTGGACAGAAGTTTGCTGCGGAGTTTGTTGAGCATGCTGTCTGATCTGCAG GTTTACAAGGAATCATTTGAACAGAGGTTCCTGGAAGAGACAAATTGTTTATACGCTGCAGAAGGCCAAAGATTAATGCAGGAAAGAGAG GTCCCAGAATATCTTCACCATGTTAATAAGCGTTTGGAAGAAGAAGGAGACAGAGTAATAACATATTTAGACCACACCACACA GAAACCACTGATTGCTTGTGTGGAGAAACAGCTACTAGGAGAACACTTAACAGCTATTTtgcaaaaag gacttGATAACCTGCTTGATGAAAACAGAATATCAGATTTGACCCAGACATACCAGCTGTTCAGCCGGGTAAAAGGTGGGCAGCAGATCCTTTTGCAACACTGGAGTGAATACATCAAG ATGATAAAGCTTCAAGAGGTGTTTAAAACCTTCTACCTGGGAAAACACAGTGGTCGAAAGCTTCAGTGGCAGACCACTTTAGGGCATGCTGTCCTAAAGGCAGAATTTAAGGAA ggaaagaaagaatttcaaGTATCGCTCTTTCAGACATTAGTGTTGCTTATGTTTAATGAAGGAGATGAATTCAGTTTCgaagaaattaaaatggccACTGGTGTAG AGGACAGTGAATTAAGAAGAACCTTGCAGTCTTTAGCTTGTGGAAAAGCACGAGTATTGATTAAAAATCCAAAGGGCAAGGATGTAGAAGATGGAGATAAATTCATCTTTAATGGTGATTTCAAGCACAAATTGTTTAGAATAAAGATCAACCAAAtccaaatgaaagaaaca GTCGAGGAACAGGTCAGCACAACTGAAAGAGTATTTCAAGACAGGCAATACCAGATTGATGCTGCAATTGTACGAATAATGAAGATGAGAAAGACTCTTGGTCATAATCTCCTTGTTTCTGAGTTGTATAATCAACTGAAATTTCCCGTAAAG CCTGGAGACTTGAAAAAGAGGATTGAATCTCTCATTGACAGAGACTATATGGAGAGAGACAAAGACAACCCTAATCAGTACCACTATGTTGCTTAA
- the CUL4A gene encoding cullin-4A isoform X2 codes for MADEPQKKPHLVGHTNGLTKPASLAAATRAGGGGGGGATASSKKLVIKNFRERPKLPDNYTQDTWQKLHEAVGAIQSSISIKYNLEELYQAVENLCSYKVSATLYKQLRQVCEDHVKAQIFQFREDSLDSLLFLKKINKCWQDHCRQMIMIRSIFLFLDRTYVLQNSMLPSIWDMGLELFRNHVISDKQVQNKAIDGILLLIERERNGEAVDRSLLRSLLSMLSDLQVYKESFEQRFLEETNCLYAAEGQRLMQEREVPEYLHHVNKRLEEEGDRVITYLDHTTQKPLIACVEKQLLGEHLTAILQKGLDNLLDENRISDLTQTYQLFSRVKGGQQILLQHWSEYIKNFGTTIVVNPEKDKDMVQELLDFKDKVDHIIEVCFQKNEKFINLMKESFETFINKRPNKPAELIAKYVDSKLRAGNKEATDEELERILDKIMIIFRFIHGKDVFEAFYKKDLAKRLLVGKSASVDAEKSMLSKLKHECGAAFTSKLEGMFKDMELSKDVMVQFKQMIKLQEVFKTFYLGKHSGRKLQWQTTLGHAVLKAEFKEGKKEFQVSLFQTLVLLMFNEGDEFSFEEIKMATGVEDSELRRTLQSLACGKARVLIKNPKGKDVEDGDKFIFNGDFKHKLFRIKINQIQMKETVEEQVSTTERVFQDRQYQIDAAIVRIMKMRKTLGHNLLVSELYNQLKFPVKPGDLKKRIESLIDRDYMERDKDNPNQYHYVA; via the exons ATGGCGGACGAGCCCCAGAAGAAGCCGCACTTAGTGGGGCACACCAACGGGCTTACCAAGCCCGCCTCGCTGGCCGCCGCCACCCGCGccgggggaggaggggggggaggtGCGACCGCCTCCTCCAAGAAACTCGTGATCAAGAACTTCAGAG AAAGACCCAAATTACCAGATAATTATACTCAGGACACCTGGCAAAAACTTCATGAAGCGGTGGGAGCCATACAGAGTAGCATTTCTATTAAATACAACCTTGAAGAGCTTTACCAG gcTGTTGAAAATCTCTGTTCTTACAAAGTCTCTGCTACACTGTACAAACAGCTGCGACAAGTCTGTGAAGATCATGTGAAAGCACAAATCTTTCAATTTAGAGA AGATTCTCTGGatagtcttttatttttaaagaagataaataaatgcTGGCAAGATCATTGCAGACAAATG ATCATGatcagaagcattttcttatttttggaTCGTACATACGTACTTCAGAATTCAATGCTTCCTTCTATATG GGATATGGGACTAGAGTTATTTAGAAATCATGTAATTAGTGACAAGCAAGTTCAAAACAAGGCTATTGATGGAATACTCCTTCTGATCGAACGAGAACGAAATGGTGAAGCTGTGGACAGAAGTTTGCTGCGGAGTTTGTTGAGCATGCTGTCTGATCTGCAG GTTTACAAGGAATCATTTGAACAGAGGTTCCTGGAAGAGACAAATTGTTTATACGCTGCAGAAGGCCAAAGATTAATGCAGGAAAGAGAG GTCCCAGAATATCTTCACCATGTTAATAAGCGTTTGGAAGAAGAAGGAGACAGAGTAATAACATATTTAGACCACACCACACA GAAACCACTGATTGCTTGTGTGGAGAAACAGCTACTAGGAGAACACTTAACAGCTATTTtgcaaaaag gacttGATAACCTGCTTGATGAAAACAGAATATCAGATTTGACCCAGACATACCAGCTGTTCAGCCGGGTAAAAGGTGGGCAGCAGATCCTTTTGCAACACTGGAGTGAATACATCAAG aactTTGGGACAACAATAGTGGTTAATCCTGAAAAAGACAAGGATATGGTGCAAGAGCTACTAGATTTTAAGGATAAAGTGGACCATATCATAGAAGtgtgctttcagaaaaatgaaaaatttataaACTTGATGAAGGAGTCCTTTGAAACATTTATCAACAAGAGACCAAATAAGCCTGCAGAATTGATAG cAAAATATGTGGATTCCAAGTTAAGAGCTGGTAATAAAGAAGCAACAGATGAAGAGCTGGAAAGAATCCTTGACAAAATCATGATCATATTTAGATTCATTCATG GGAAAGATGTGTTTGAGGCATTTTATAAGAAAGACTTGGCCAAAAGACTGCTGGTTGGAAAAAGTGCATCAGTAGATGCTGAGAAGTCCATGTTGTCAAAGCTTAAACATG AATGTGGTGCTGCTTTCACCAGCAAACTGGAGGGCATGTTCAAGGACATGGAACTGTCAAAAGATGTCATGGTTCAGTTTAAGCAG ATGATAAAGCTTCAAGAGGTGTTTAAAACCTTCTACCTGGGAAAACACAGTGGTCGAAAGCTTCAGTGGCAGACCACTTTAGGGCATGCTGTCCTAAAGGCAGAATTTAAGGAA ggaaagaaagaatttcaaGTATCGCTCTTTCAGACATTAGTGTTGCTTATGTTTAATGAAGGAGATGAATTCAGTTTCgaagaaattaaaatggccACTGGTGTAG AGGACAGTGAATTAAGAAGAACCTTGCAGTCTTTAGCTTGTGGAAAAGCACGAGTATTGATTAAAAATCCAAAGGGCAAGGATGTAGAAGATGGAGATAAATTCATCTTTAATGGTGATTTCAAGCACAAATTGTTTAGAATAAAGATCAACCAAAtccaaatgaaagaaaca GTCGAGGAACAGGTCAGCACAACTGAAAGAGTATTTCAAGACAGGCAATACCAGATTGATGCTGCAATTGTACGAATAATGAAGATGAGAAAGACTCTTGGTCATAATCTCCTTGTTTCTGAGTTGTATAATCAACTGAAATTTCCCGTAAAG CCTGGAGACTTGAAAAAGAGGATTGAATCTCTCATTGACAGAGACTATATGGAGAGAGACAAAGACAACCCTAATCAGTACCACTATGTTGCTTAA